The genome window ATGCAGGTTATAGGTATGGCTGTTAAATTCAAATACGTCAGTTGCCGCCTGCATTTCTGGCTTGGAGATGAAACTGTCAATTGCGGGGGCAGATTCTGAAGGCTGATCTTGAATTTTACTACCAATGACAAACAGTGAGGCATGAAAATTATATTTTTGAAGCACAGGGAAAGCTAACGTATAATTGTTCTGATATCCATCATCAAAGGTAATTACAATGGACTTCTTTGGCAGGGAGAGCTTCCCGTTTACATACTGTTCAAGCTGATCCAATGTAATCGTGTGGTAGCCTTCGTCGTGCAGGTATTTCATGTTTTGCTTGAAATCTTCCAGACTAATGATGGATTTGTTATCTATCTGGTGATCGTTCAGTTCGGGCTCTATGTAATGATACATGAGTACAGGAACTTCTGTAGCCGTACCTGTTTCTATCTTGAAGGTGGAACGATCCAGTGCATTTTGACGGGTGTAGTCAGTGTGTGACAGCTGGAACGCTTTGCGTTTAACGATGTCCCAGGAGGTACAGGCTTTGTGTGACATGGCATTTGTAGGATGGGTTACGGCATAGGCATACAGTGTAATGGAGCATATGAGCATGGCTAGTACAGAAAGCGTGATCTTTTTCCAATATTTCATGAGTCTTTGGGTTCTCCTTTTAAAGTGATCAATAAGTTATATCATAGACGATATTTCAATAGGGGAAGTTACAGTATTTTTTCCTATATCAGGTTGACTTGCAGATGAGAGCGCGGAGAAAGAGGAGACGGCATATCTGAACCCCTAGCTAGTTGTAAAAATTAAAATAGTTCAACGTTCTGCTGTCCATGAATATGCTTTAGGGGAATGATAGGGAGTTCCAGTGTTGCTGATGGCTCCATAGACATTTTGTTTAATTTCTCTTGTGTTTTGATATGCTGCGTGATACAATAAGTCTGTTATGTGGAATACGGCGGTCCTCTATGGATAATGAAGGAGACAAGGTGATCTCTGGAAGAAGTATGAACGCCTGTACGGAAGGAGGGAGTCATAGATGAATATCGTTCAAGCGATTACACAAGAACAACTTCGTAAGGATATTCCGAGTTTTCGTCCTGGTGACACTTTGAAAGTGCACGTTAAGGTAATCGAGGGAACTCGTGAGCGTATCCAATTGTTCGAAGGTGTTGTGATTAAACGCCGTGGTGGTGGAATCAGTGAGACTTTTACAGTTCGTAAAATTTCTTACGGTGTAGGTGTGGAAAGAGCTTTCCCGCTTCATTCCCCAAAAATCGATAGAATCGAAGTGGCTCGCCGTGGTAAAGTGCGTCGTGCGAAGCTTTATTATCTTCGTGAACTACGCGGTAAAGCAGCGAGAATTAAAGAAATTCGTTAATATAACGGATACCGGGAAGGGCTTGGAGACAAGCCCTTTTCGTTTTTGTCCGGGAAAAGTTGAACCGGAGGTACACTTCCGAGTAAAATGGTATGGCAACACATGCGTGGGATAGTCCGGGAGGCTTGTAAAATCAGTTATCGAAGTGCGTGTTCGAAAAGACCGGTTTTCAGTACCGACTTTTTGAACAACCGCTGAAGACATTTGAATTGTGGATTAAATGTATTGTAATGCTTGGTGTAAGATTACATAACTGATGTGAATGTTTTGTATCCATCCCTAGAGTTATTGGAACGATACAAAATGCTGGATGTGTGTACTGCTATAATCATGTACTGTGAAGAGAGGAAGATCTTGAA of Paenibacillus sp. FSL R5-0517 contains these proteins:
- the rplS gene encoding 50S ribosomal protein L19, whose amino-acid sequence is MNIVQAITQEQLRKDIPSFRPGDTLKVHVKVIEGTRERIQLFEGVVIKRRGGGISETFTVRKISYGVGVERAFPLHSPKIDRIEVARRGKVRRAKLYYLRELRGKAARIKEIR
- a CDS encoding polysaccharide deacetylase family protein, which translates into the protein MKYWKKITLSVLAMLICSITLYAYAVTHPTNAMSHKACTSWDIVKRKAFQLSHTDYTRQNALDRSTFKIETGTATEVPVLMYHYIEPELNDHQIDNKSIISLEDFKQNMKYLHDEGYHTITLDQLEQYVNGKLSLPKKSIVITFDDGYQNNYTLAFPVLQKYNFHASLFVIGSKIQDQPSESAPAIDSFISKPEMQAATDVFEFNSHTYNLHHKGFMRCGNSVPVGLDTRLLDDDIQQMKQTGIDTPYLAYPFGYTSTQMIYKLQQHGYRMAFTVKSGFVHPGDDLMKLPRLTVTTGTDLATLLQPESSPQNELPPSENDR